DNA from Scheffersomyces stipitis CBS 6054 chromosome 1, whole genome shotgun sequence:
ACTATAGATCCAAGATGTTGTCTCGTTCAGTGACCATGAGCGTTCGTAGTCTTGTGGCCAGAAGACTCGCACAAATGCCCAGTGTTTATGctgtttctgctgctgcttctgTTTCAAGGACTGTTTCTCGCATAGGACCAGTTTCGTTTTACTCTACCAACAAGACGGAAAAGAAGACTGAAAAACCTCAGAGCATTTTAACAGACGACTTGCTTGCCAAAGCGGGCTTTGAAGACATCCCCGAAAaggttgaagaaacagaaaacgGAGCCAGTGGCGAAAGCGACGGTTCTTCCGAACAAGGCCCacgtagaagaagaaagagagctCAGACTTCAAAAGACTTGAAGCGTGAAAGAATGGCcaactacttctacttgcTGACTTTCGCTGGTGCCATTCTTGGTGTAGGCTATTTATGCAGAGACTGGGactcagaagaagagcGCAAAGCTCTCGAGGCTCAGGAAGTAGATAACGGCTACACTCCTGGTTTGATGTATGCTCGTTTGAACAAGAgattgtcttctttgtttaCGTTCTTTTCTGAACCTGCttttgaagacttgttgCCTCCTCCAGCTCCTGAAGCTTATCGTAGACCCTTGACATTGGTATTGTCATTGgacgacttgttgattCACTCGAACTGGGATACCAAGAATGGCTGGAGAACCGCCAAGAGACCAGGCTTGGACTACTTCTTGGGCTACTTGTCGCAGTACTACGAGATCGTCATCTTTGGATCTAACTACCAGATGTACTCCGAGAAAACAGTTCTCAAGTTAGACCCAATGCACGCATACGTTTCCTATGCACTTTTCAGGGAGGCTTGTCGCTACAAGGACGGaaagttgatcaaggacttgtcgttgttgaaccGTGACTTGGGCAAGACTGTCATTATTGACGTTGAGCCCGAAAGTGTCTCTGCTCAACCAGAAAATGCCTTGATTGTAAAGCCTTGGGACGGTAAGTCGGACGACTACTTGATCCAGATGATCCCCTTCTTGGAATACTTGGCTACCCAGCCAGTCAAGGACGTCAGACCTATTTTAAACTCTTTCTCTGACAAGAGTaacattgttgaagaatttgctcaaagagaaagaaagttaAGAGAACAATGGGCTCATGACCACAAACGTAGCGACTTGCCAAATGCTGGTGACTTCATTGGTAAGTTGTTGGGCTTGCCTACCGtgagaaaagaacaaaagatGCCATTGGACATCATCAGAGAACACGGTCAGTTCCAATATGAGCAGATGCAAAAGTACATGCGTGAAAACGCCCagatcttcttggaagaggaaaagaagaacaaggaagaGTTCGGAAAGGTCTCGTTGAACCAGTTGCTTACTGAGGGTGCTCCAAAGCCCGAGGACATCATGAAGGCACAGGCTGAAAGGgtcaagaaagaacaagaagccGCAGCTGCTCAATAATAGCACTAACTAAAATAACCGAGATGAACATTTTGATGAACAGAACGACTCTGCGTCATTCTATGTATATACCTAAGTAGTTGAATGCACCTTGTAATTACGGCTGAAGTGTGCCAAAAGATGGAATGGAATAACGTAGATGAAAATTCGAGAAAACCACGTGATCTATACTATAACTTTGGATTTGACGGGACCGATGCTGATCCAGCCAATGACTAACTAGTCCGATACAACTGGATGCGGCGGTACAGGAAGGCGGTATTGCCGTGTAAGAAAGTAGACCTGTGGATAGCAACTGGTATaagcaattgaacaataatTATCCATTAcattatcaagaatatcaCCGAACAGTACTTCCTGTACAGGAAGGGCCGACTTCggataagaagaaactacACTGATGGAGCAAGACAAGGAGCCTTGaacaaaaggaaaagttgacAAGATTCGTTggaaaaaagaagagttgaaagGAAACAGTGGATTATGAAATGTTAGGGATACTGTTAGTACGTAGAGAAGTTAGATGTAGTAGATATTGTAACCCTCGTAAGTCGCCGTGGTAGAGGAAATTAGCCAGATCAAATAACTTCCCAAATCCTGGCATAAGTAGCACGATAAGTTGGTCGCACAGTATGAGCATAtttgtcttttctttttaGGAATGGTCTGTTCTCCTCAGCGACCTCCAGCCAATAGCAAGTCTGTGACAAGAAATGAGAAAATTTGTAAAAAAGGCACATGTAAGGAAAATGACACAAAGCAGAAAATGATTtttatctttttcatcaGCGACTTCCATCACCCGCAACAAAAACAGGCTCGATTTCCCGAAGCAcatatcttctttttctgcaCCAGAACTAGATACTACTTTTCATTAGTATTGGCATAGTCTCCTTACGTCGTTTATTGGGGATAGCACTATACTTTGAATCTTCTATCGTTTGCTGCTTAAGTCTGTTTTTCTAGCCGTCAGTGATATTCAGCTGACTAACTACAATTTTCAAGGGGAGAAACAGTCCAACCAACAGAACATCAACACAGCCCATAGGACTATTACCGCAGGCTGAGCCTATAATTCAATCCATACGAACAGTTAAAAGCTTGATTCTTTCATTAAATCTACTAGATCTGTCTTTCTAGTTTACTATAATCCAGTTATTAGGCATTAAACGACACTATATCCTAATAACTATAGTGAAACTATAATAACTACATTAAAGTCATATCTACGATGTCAACTAGAGGTCCAAGTATAGCTCCTAAGCTGGAGCCTTCACCCATAGCTCTAGCAGGATCTCCTCCATCAAGTGGGCCTTCTCCCAGACCTATtacttctctttctgtagCCAGTCCTTCTGGGGACCTTGGAATGACCACTATTATGACGTCCAAGGAATGGGTATTACCTCCGAGACCAAAGCCGGGCAGAAAACCCAGTGTAGATACCCCTGCTTCAAAGAGAAAGGCTCAGAACCGAGCTGCCCAACGCGCTTTCCGTGAAAGAAGAGCTACCAGGGTTCAAGAATTAGAACAGAAACTCATGGAGAtggagaaagagaaagaagttaAGGAAATGGCGCTTGTGAATACTATCAACAAGTTAAAGGTAGAAAACcaattcttgatcaaaaGCATAGAACAGTTGCGTACAGATATGTCCAGTATTCGTAATTCCCAGACGCAGACGACGTTGAAAATGTCCCAAATGGCTCAaccagcttcttcttcgaagTCTTCGTTAGGTATTGGAGAGTCATCTATAAGCAATTCTCCTATAAATCACAATACCGGTTCTCCGGCTAGCTCCGCTTACTCCGTTCAGCAGATTTCGCCAGCTCCTTCAACCGACTCTCCTCCATCCTATGCTAACAGTCATAACTATCACAACCATAACCATAaccatcaacatcaacatcatAATAGTGTCAAAGGTAGTTCCAATTTGACTCCTCGTACGTCGTCTGATACAACTCCTGATCATGGCAAGAGTCTGCAGCAAAATAGAGACTCCAGTAGTTTTGATTGCGGAGTTTGTCTCGAGGATGAATGTCTCTGTGAATCTGTAGGGTTGAAAGATCCAGCTCCTAAGAAAGCAGAGGATTTAGCCAGAGAACTAGAAGAAACTGTCAATTCGTTTAAGCCTGTACCTGCAGTTTCTTTGTCTAGAAATAAGAGAAAGGTTGTAGATACCGAAGCTCAGGAGATTGACTTCACGGAACAGTTCTCAACCAAGACTAAACTTATGCctgacttgaagaaactcaaGAAGGCTTCGAGCACATCCATGAAGACAAGTTCTCAGTTGGGTGACAGTGCTGAGTTCAACGAAGACTCACCCATGGAGAATTGTGGTTTCTGCTCGTTTGATACTCCATGTGTCTGTCGTGAAGCAGCTAAGGAGGCCGCATTGTTATCAGATACTTTAAACCAACAGACGATAGAAGAAGGTGATGAGGTGGACGACGAGATGTCAAACGAACACAAAACGTTGCCTCCGCTTCAGATGAACTCCAACAAGATGTTCCGTAAACTGTCGTTGCCAGTGATGCATCCAGGTCCCTCTGTGGAATTCAGGGAAATCACCAATATTACTCCAGGAGTGGTTCCTACTGTAGttacttcaacttccagaagactTAATCctgagtcttctacatcaacttcttcttcgttatCGACGCTCAACTCTGGCAATGATGCTTCTAAAGATAACTCAGAATGTACTGGTAATCCTGGTACTTGTAGGCAATGTCAAATGGATCCTATGTCGACATTGTTCTGTACTACTGTAGCCAACAAGGAGAAGAATGAGCCAGGCTCTAGATCCCGGTCTTCCTCTACAGCATCGCCTCAAC
Protein-coding regions in this window:
- the TIM50 gene encoding mitochondrial inner membrane protein required for protein import, producing MSVRSLVARRLAQMPSVYAVSAAASVSRTVSRIGPVSFYSTNKTEKKTEKPQSILTDDLLAKAGFEDIPEKVEETENGASGESDGSSEQGPRRRRKRAQTSKDLKRERMANYFYLSTFAGAILGVGYLCRDWDSEEERKALEAQEVDNGYTPGLMYARLNKRLSSLFTFFSEPAFEDLLPPPAPEAYRRPLTLVLSLDDLLIHSNWDTKNGWRTAKRPGLDYFLGYLSQYYEIVIFGSNYQMYSEKTVLKLDPMHAYVSYALFREACRYKDGKLIKDLSLLNRDLGKTVIIDVEPESVSAQPENALIVKPWDGKSDDYLIQMIPFLEYLATQPVKDVRPILNSFSDKSNIVEEFAQRERKLREQWAHDHKRSDLPNAGDFIGKLLGLPTVRKEQKMPLDIIREHGQFQYEQMQKYMRENAQIFLEEEKKNKEEFGKVSLNQLLTEGAPKPEDIMKAQAERVKKEQEAAAAQ
- the SRP40 gene encoding jun-like transcription factor, which gives rise to MSTRGPSIAPKSEPSPIALAGSPPSSGPSPRPITSLSVASPSGDLGMTTIMTSKEWVLPPRPKPGRKPSVDTPASKRKAQNRAAQRAFRERRATRVQELEQKLMEMEKEKEVKEMALVNTINKLKVENQFLIKSIEQLRTDMSSIRNSQTQTTLKMSQMAQPASSSKSSLGIGESSISNSPINHNTGSPASSAYSVQQISPAPSTDSPPSYANSSSNLTPRTSSDTTPDHGKSSQQNRDSSSFDCGVCLEDECLCESVGLKDPAPKKAEDLARELEETVNSFKPVPAVSLSRNKRKVVDTEAQEIDFTEQFSTKTKLMPDLKKLKKASSTSMKTSSQLGDSAEFNEDSPMENCGFCSFDTPCVCREAAKEAALLSDTLNQQTIEEGDEVDDEMSNEHKTLPPLQMNSNKMFRKSSLPVMHPGPSVEFREITNITPGVVPTVVTSTSRRLNPESSTSTSSSLSTLNSGNDASKDNSECTGNPGTCRQCQMDPMSTLFCTTVANKEKNEPGSRSRSSSTASPQPQMISRSGSRTSLPSMAAPITNPSTPVSTGSGVPASGPGSTNNGMFIPCADAYKTLSRHKKFNSVDFSTLVGKLTTRGMQVEVQSVANVLRELDRRLYN